A part of Maridesulfovibrio hydrothermalis AM13 = DSM 14728 genomic DNA contains:
- a CDS encoding UvrD-helicase domain-containing protein, whose amino-acid sequence MERFIADLHIHSRFSRATSKALNPRLLAAWARVKGIDVIGTGDFTHPEWVAEIEEQLVEDGSGLLSLRDPQGLEDEIDWVDGPFAGQTRFMLQTEISSIYKKFGKTRKVHNLIYMPDLDSVKKFNAKLDTIGNLNSDGRPILGLDSKDLLEIVLETSDKAFLVPAHIWTPWFSLFGSKSGFDTVEECYGDLASEIFAMETGLSSDPEMNWLISSLDKYRMISNSDAHSGEKLGREANIFSGDMSYEGIYRALRGEGLGHKFMGTVEFFPEEGKYHMDGHRKCAVMLDPHESKMRGGICPVCGKPLTRGVYSRVLELADREEPVQPKGQPGFSSLVPLKEIISEVVGTGPNTKKVLNVYSPLIKDFGSEFTILQKVPVEDLKKHNVHLAEGIRRMREGQVIRNPGFDGQYGTISVYSAQEKDEIRNGVKLIVVRKKKGDLDNSAVETEVRKVDEVEEESETVRFNAAQRSAIEAGPAPVLVIAGPGTGKTQTLMGRIKYLLERGTRARRILSLTFTRKAAEEMNERMKNMLGEEEVLPRADTLHALAFEYWTSSFEQEPIILNDETSRRVFARANPDITGSRLKAAWQSICLARETMEPLSEGPAEILANYSRQKDHYNLVDYTDLLEFWLAELKSDMYVRSFTNVLVDEVQDLSPLQLAIVHKLGGEDGEGLFAIGDPDQSIYGFRGAAGDVVQRFKSFWNDLIEITLEDNYRSAQAVLDVSGSVLKKPPQLRAIKKYKSEVHLFSAPDSAREASWIGERIKQLIGATSHSLGDSTGHGTLTPGDIAVLVRFKGVIGPIESMLRRQGIPCSVPEVETFWNDPRVEVLLAAARRMLGFAEVSDEEVPEVPEKIIAQGPIRLSAYLTEMPPFDKLFWESKPFREMVKGYKEHGGWSGLLNWIHMQNDLEQVRRKAEKVRIMSMHAAKGLEFEAVFLAGLDDGIVPYAGTEVLTGKIAGGSAKGEDIEEERRLLYVGMTRAKKNLYLSHAGQRPLYGRTLRLPISRFLKNLPEEVNKSTMVARKVQKEKAISLLDV is encoded by the coding sequence ATGGAAAGATTTATAGCTGACCTTCATATCCATTCCAGATTTTCACGTGCCACCAGCAAAGCTCTTAATCCGCGACTTTTAGCTGCGTGGGCAAGGGTTAAAGGAATTGACGTTATCGGGACCGGTGACTTCACTCATCCTGAATGGGTGGCTGAGATTGAAGAACAGCTTGTTGAGGACGGCTCGGGGCTTTTGTCACTGCGCGATCCGCAAGGCTTGGAAGATGAGATAGACTGGGTCGACGGACCTTTTGCCGGACAGACCCGTTTCATGCTTCAGACCGAAATCAGCTCCATCTATAAAAAATTCGGCAAAACCCGCAAGGTTCATAACCTTATCTACATGCCCGATCTTGATTCAGTTAAAAAATTTAATGCCAAACTCGACACAATAGGCAACCTGAATTCAGACGGACGGCCCATTTTAGGGCTGGACAGTAAAGACCTGCTGGAAATAGTTCTTGAAACCAGCGACAAAGCCTTTCTTGTCCCTGCTCATATATGGACCCCGTGGTTCTCTCTTTTCGGTTCCAAATCAGGTTTTGATACTGTCGAAGAATGCTACGGAGACCTTGCTTCAGAAATTTTCGCCATGGAAACCGGACTGTCATCTGATCCGGAAATGAACTGGCTGATCTCCTCCCTTGACAAATATCGCATGATCTCCAATTCAGATGCGCATTCCGGTGAAAAGCTAGGCCGTGAAGCTAATATTTTCAGCGGTGATATGTCTTATGAAGGTATCTATCGTGCTTTGCGCGGTGAAGGTCTGGGACATAAATTTATGGGGACTGTGGAATTCTTTCCCGAAGAAGGTAAATATCACATGGACGGGCATCGCAAATGCGCAGTGATGCTTGATCCGCATGAATCAAAAATGCGCGGCGGAATTTGTCCTGTTTGCGGTAAACCGCTGACCAGAGGGGTTTATTCAAGAGTTCTGGAACTTGCCGACCGCGAGGAACCTGTGCAGCCCAAAGGTCAGCCGGGTTTTTCATCGCTTGTGCCGCTTAAAGAGATTATTTCCGAGGTGGTGGGAACCGGTCCGAATACCAAGAAAGTGCTCAACGTTTATTCTCCGTTGATCAAAGATTTCGGTTCAGAATTTACTATTTTGCAGAAGGTTCCGGTTGAGGATCTTAAAAAGCATAACGTCCATCTGGCCGAAGGAATCCGCAGAATGCGGGAAGGGCAGGTGATCCGTAATCCCGGATTTGACGGGCAGTACGGGACTATCTCTGTGTATTCAGCGCAGGAGAAAGATGAGATTCGTAATGGTGTGAAGCTGATCGTGGTCCGTAAGAAAAAAGGAGATCTTGATAACTCTGCCGTAGAAACTGAGGTTCGCAAGGTTGATGAAGTTGAAGAAGAATCGGAAACCGTAAGATTTAACGCCGCCCAGAGGTCCGCCATAGAAGCCGGACCTGCTCCGGTGCTGGTCATAGCCGGACCGGGCACAGGCAAAACTCAGACTTTGATGGGCCGGATTAAATATCTTCTTGAACGGGGAACGCGGGCCAGACGCATTCTTTCTTTGACCTTTACCCGTAAGGCCGCAGAGGAAATGAATGAGCGTATGAAAAATATGCTTGGAGAAGAAGAAGTTCTGCCCCGCGCCGACACTTTGCACGCTCTTGCTTTTGAGTATTGGACTTCCTCTTTTGAGCAGGAGCCGATTATTTTAAATGATGAGACCTCCCGCCGGGTATTTGCCAGAGCCAATCCTGATATTACTGGATCAAGGCTTAAAGCAGCGTGGCAAAGTATCTGTCTTGCCCGTGAAACTATGGAGCCTCTGTCTGAAGGTCCGGCGGAGATTCTGGCTAACTATTCAAGGCAGAAAGACCATTATAATCTGGTGGATTATACTGACCTGCTCGAATTCTGGCTCGCTGAACTTAAATCAGATATGTATGTACGCTCTTTTACAAATGTTCTGGTTGATGAAGTGCAGGATCTTTCGCCTTTGCAGCTTGCCATAGTACATAAGCTGGGCGGCGAGGATGGTGAAGGTTTGTTCGCCATAGGTGATCCGGATCAATCTATCTACGGATTCAGGGGAGCTGCCGGTGATGTGGTGCAACGTTTTAAATCTTTCTGGAATGATCTGATAGAAATAACCCTTGAGGATAATTACCGTTCAGCGCAGGCTGTGCTTGATGTCTCTGGTTCGGTGCTGAAAAAACCGCCGCAGCTTCGGGCGATTAAAAAATACAAATCCGAAGTGCACCTTTTCTCTGCTCCGGACAGTGCGCGCGAAGCCTCATGGATCGGGGAACGCATCAAACAGCTTATAGGTGCTACCAGTCACAGCCTTGGGGATTCAACGGGGCACGGCACGCTTACTCCCGGGGATATAGCGGTGCTTGTACGTTTCAAAGGGGTGATCGGTCCTATTGAGAGTATGTTGAGACGGCAGGGCATCCCATGCAGCGTTCCGGAAGTGGAAACTTTCTGGAATGATCCGCGTGTTGAAGTGCTGCTTGCCGCGGCCCGCAGAATGCTGGGATTTGCCGAAGTAAGTGATGAAGAAGTTCCTGAAGTGCCTGAGAAAATCATTGCGCAGGGGCCGATCAGGTTGTCTGCTTATTTGACGGAGATGCCTCCCTTTGACAAACTTTTCTGGGAAAGCAAACCTTTTCGGGAAATGGTTAAAGGCTACAAGGAGCATGGCGGCTGGTCCGGTCTGCTGAACTGGATTCATATGCAAAATGATCTGGAGCAGGTGCGCAGAAAAGCAGAAAAAGTTCGTATCATGTCCATGCATGCGGCAAAGGGGCTGGAGTTTGAAGCGGTTTTTCTTGCAGGACTCGATGACGGCATTGTTCCCTATGCAGGAACAGAAGTGCTGACCGGTAAAATAGCCGGCGGCAGTGCGAAGGGTGAGGACATAGAAGAAGAACGCAGACTGCTTTACGTAGGTATGACCAGAGCCAAGAAGAATCTGTATCTGTCTCATGCAGGGCAAAGACCGCTTTACGGACGCACGCTTCGTCTCCCGATATCAAGGTTTTTGAAAAATTTACCGGAAGAAGTGAATAAGTCTACGATGGTCGCGCGAAAAGTCCAGAAAGAGAAGGCGATCAGTTTGCTTGATGTATAG
- the zupT gene encoding zinc transporter ZupT, with product MFAENALFALGLTLFAGLCTGIGSALAFFAKRTNPGFLSLALGFSAGVMIYVSFMEIMVKAKTALQADLGMVTGTWTAVLAFFGGIAVIAMIDKLVPSYENPHEMRRIEDMNVDGSDSGGSVADPSGSADGNGLESEEGKKKLFRMGTMAALAIGIHNFPEGLATFTAALSDPSLGIAIAVAIAIHNIPEGIAVSVPIYYATGDKKKAFFYSFLSGLAEPVGALVGYLLLMPFMSETVFGVIFAGVAGIMVFISLDELLPAAEEYGEHHLSIYGLVAGMAVMAVSLLLFL from the coding sequence ATGTTTGCAGAAAATGCTTTATTTGCATTGGGACTTACCCTTTTTGCCGGTCTTTGCACCGGGATAGGTTCTGCGCTCGCTTTTTTTGCCAAAAGAACCAATCCGGGGTTTCTTTCACTGGCCCTAGGCTTTTCAGCAGGGGTTATGATCTATGTTTCTTTTATGGAAATTATGGTTAAAGCAAAAACCGCTCTGCAGGCTGATCTGGGTATGGTTACCGGAACATGGACGGCAGTACTGGCCTTTTTCGGCGGTATAGCTGTGATTGCCATGATCGATAAGCTGGTTCCGTCTTATGAAAATCCACATGAAATGCGCAGGATTGAAGATATGAATGTGGACGGCTCAGACAGTGGCGGTTCAGTGGCAGATCCATCCGGGTCCGCAGACGGTAACGGCCTTGAATCTGAAGAGGGCAAGAAGAAGCTTTTCAGAATGGGAACTATGGCGGCTCTGGCAATCGGTATCCATAATTTTCCTGAAGGACTGGCAACGTTTACCGCGGCTTTAAGCGACCCGAGCCTTGGTATTGCTATTGCCGTTGCTATTGCTATTCATAATATTCCAGAAGGGATCGCTGTTTCTGTGCCCATATACTATGCTACAGGGGACAAGAAAAAAGCTTTTTTCTATTCTTTTCTTTCCGGTCTTGCCGAGCCGGTAGGAGCTTTGGTCGGCTATCTTTTGCTTATGCCGTTTATGTCGGAAACAGTCTTCGGGGTTATTTTTGCCGGCGTTGCCGGAATTATGGTTTTTATCTCACTCGATGAGCTTCTGCCCGCAGCGGAAGAGTACGGGGAACATCACCTTTCCATTTACGGACTGGTGGCCGGAATGGCCGTAATGGCAGTTTCTCTGCTGCTTTTTCTTTAA
- the cbiR gene encoding cobamide remodeling phosphodiesterase CbiR codes for MSSFLNEFNSQLELAAPSWVVPGTVADNCYYLAGKVDEVALLFFEARSCLAYTEVDLPAELIDTGLSFHIHHPLDLPWHEGGLKVAEIVLALNDLAAHLNPTCHVIHPPQAGPDADVLICEFAAGLKGGSIKSGKILFENIKENSLLEQVTTIRNCGFKICLDLGHILSYAQQDLLKHKDLAGMVSMVHLNAPGAKGRHESLELLDGSGKKMMKTLLDILSDGGTVTIEVFEEKGFFNSLQFLKECCSGE; via the coding sequence ATGTCCAGTTTTTTGAATGAGTTTAATTCTCAATTAGAGTTGGCTGCGCCTTCATGGGTTGTCCCCGGAACCGTTGCTGACAATTGCTATTACCTTGCCGGAAAAGTAGATGAGGTCGCACTGCTTTTTTTTGAAGCACGATCCTGTCTTGCCTATACTGAAGTGGATCTTCCCGCGGAGCTTATTGATACCGGACTTTCTTTTCATATTCACCACCCGCTTGACCTGCCGTGGCATGAAGGCGGGTTGAAAGTTGCAGAAATTGTGCTTGCGCTTAATGATCTGGCTGCTCATTTGAATCCAACCTGTCACGTTATCCATCCTCCGCAAGCCGGGCCTGATGCGGATGTGCTGATCTGTGAATTCGCGGCGGGACTTAAAGGAGGTAGCATAAAGTCTGGGAAAATACTGTTCGAAAATATTAAGGAAAACAGTCTTCTGGAGCAGGTGACCACCATTAGAAATTGTGGTTTTAAAATATGTCTTGATCTTGGACACATACTATCCTACGCACAGCAAGACCTGCTTAAGCATAAAGATCTTGCAGGCATGGTTTCCATGGTGCATCTCAATGCTCCCGGTGCTAAAGGCCGGCACGAAAGTCTTGAGCTGCTGGACGGGAGCGGAAAAAAAATGATGAAGACTTTACTTGATATTTTATCTGACGGCGGGACAGTTACTATTGAAGTTTTCGAGGAAAAAGGTTTTTTCAACTCATTGCAATTCTTAAAGGAATGTTGTTCGGGCGAATAA
- a CDS encoding flavin reductase family protein, producing the protein MGKKNIGVQGFTMPMPQAILGSRMDGRNNYMALAWVSRVNYNPSLMMISVGKRHFSNAAIKASGEFSVNIPSVDMIEVTDFVGMVSGGKLDKSELFEVEKGELENAPVISKCPVSIECKLFDSMELPNDTLFVGEVVATWCDEDVLTDEVPDIKKVNPFTLTMPDNRYWDIGVCVGRAWHDGKKMK; encoded by the coding sequence ATGGGTAAGAAAAATATAGGCGTTCAAGGGTTCACTATGCCTATGCCGCAGGCTATTTTGGGCAGTCGTATGGATGGGCGCAATAATTATATGGCTCTGGCATGGGTTTCAAGAGTCAATTACAATCCTTCACTCATGATGATCTCTGTGGGCAAAAGGCATTTTTCCAATGCTGCTATCAAAGCATCAGGTGAATTCAGCGTAAATATCCCTTCAGTAGATATGATAGAAGTGACCGATTTCGTAGGGATGGTTTCCGGCGGCAAACTTGATAAGTCCGAATTATTCGAAGTGGAAAAGGGGGAGCTTGAAAATGCTCCCGTAATCAGCAAATGCCCTGTAAGCATAGAATGCAAGCTTTTCGACTCCATGGAGCTGCCTAACGATACCCTTTTTGTCGGCGAAGTAGTAGCTACATGGTGCGATGAAGATGTGCTTACCGATGAGGTTCCGGATATAAAAAAAGTGAATCCATTCACACTGACCATGCCGGATAACCGTTACTGGGACATAGGCGTGTGTGTAGGTAGAGCATGGCATGACGGTAAAAAAATGAAGTAG
- a CDS encoding methyl-accepting chemotaxis protein has product MRIKSINTVMTIIVFVLITLTISIAVWWVADSTYHTVFKEQKKSMENMVEQSVSALDLYMVQTGDMAKLLAKDDASRNALAHGDIAAADSLFKSLLSASQDYWAAFLFDADGKVVAGYNAKGKDMTGADRASRGYVKKILSGTDFYISDKILKSKSGGGILIFAVAHAVRDASGKIIGGVGIFPKWESYTSKFIDPFRIGKDGYCFMFDSRGTIIAHAVNKKLYLADLSKYDFTKTILSVKNGGTDYDWKGRSKYMEFRTLPLTGWVIGVSAYEDDLAAAAIHQRNVLLIAGGIAVLLFSVVMISLIRRLVVSPVSNILAFSTDIASGDLKAELQGEYRYEFKALSEQIKAMVEELKNKLGFSEGVLNGLAVPCGIVGPDGKMIWVNQQLCTLLSTDISPEAAQGLAAGEFLFGDASRETLSEKAIKERASKQAEIEYTDFNGNIKYITVSTTPFFDMDGNMLGSVSMWIDMTDIRMQALKIEDQNNRITHAASDAEEISQNLSSAAEELAAQIEQSNRGAEEQRDRVAETSTAMEEMNATVLEVASNAGTAAEDADNACSKAQNGEKIVQQVIAAVEGVRSQADDLKQSMEQLGVEASEIGNILRVITDIADQTNLLALNAAIEAARAGEAGRGFAVVADEVRKLAESTMSATSEVGGAIVKIQNMTKQNIAATEGAAQSAHRSSELANESGQTLTEIVQLVENAADQVRAIATAAEQQSATSEEINRATEDISRISLETSQVMGEAAGAIQEVATMASKLNSVIEDIQPD; this is encoded by the coding sequence ATGCGGATTAAGAGCATCAATACCGTGATGACAATTATTGTTTTTGTTCTAATTACACTGACAATATCCATCGCCGTCTGGTGGGTGGCTGATAGTACTTATCATACTGTTTTTAAGGAACAAAAGAAGTCCATGGAAAACATGGTGGAGCAATCTGTAAGTGCCCTTGACCTTTATATGGTCCAGACTGGCGATATGGCAAAGCTGCTGGCAAAAGATGATGCCTCGCGTAATGCTCTTGCTCATGGTGATATTGCTGCTGCCGACAGCCTTTTTAAGTCGCTCCTTAGTGCTTCCCAGGACTATTGGGCTGCATTTCTTTTTGATGCAGACGGTAAAGTTGTTGCCGGGTACAATGCTAAAGGGAAAGACATGACGGGAGCAGACCGTGCTTCCCGCGGGTATGTTAAAAAGATTCTTTCCGGAACAGATTTTTATATTTCTGACAAAATTTTGAAATCCAAAAGCGGTGGCGGAATACTTATTTTCGCAGTGGCGCATGCTGTTCGCGATGCGAGTGGTAAAATTATCGGCGGGGTCGGTATTTTCCCGAAGTGGGAAAGTTATACCTCCAAATTTATCGATCCGTTCCGGATTGGGAAAGATGGATATTGTTTCATGTTTGACAGCAGGGGGACCATTATTGCCCATGCTGTGAATAAAAAATTATACCTTGCGGATCTCTCAAAATATGATTTCACGAAGACTATCCTGTCAGTAAAGAACGGCGGAACCGATTACGACTGGAAGGGCCGCAGTAAGTATATGGAGTTCAGGACATTACCGCTTACAGGGTGGGTTATTGGCGTAAGTGCCTATGAGGATGACCTTGCGGCTGCGGCGATTCATCAGCGCAATGTTTTGTTGATTGCAGGCGGTATAGCTGTTCTGCTTTTCAGCGTGGTCATGATTTCTCTGATCAGAAGGCTTGTGGTCAGTCCTGTTTCAAATATTCTCGCATTTTCAACTGATATCGCATCAGGTGATCTTAAGGCTGAGTTACAAGGCGAGTATCGGTATGAATTTAAAGCCCTTTCTGAACAAATCAAAGCAATGGTTGAGGAGCTTAAAAACAAGCTCGGCTTTTCAGAAGGTGTTCTTAATGGTCTGGCCGTGCCGTGCGGCATTGTCGGCCCCGATGGTAAAATGATCTGGGTTAATCAGCAGTTGTGCACTCTTTTAAGCACTGATATTTCGCCTGAGGCGGCTCAAGGTCTTGCAGCTGGTGAATTCCTATTTGGTGATGCTAGCCGGGAGACTTTATCGGAAAAGGCAATTAAAGAGCGTGCAAGCAAGCAAGCTGAAATAGAGTACACTGATTTTAATGGAAACATTAAGTATATTACTGTTTCTACAACCCCATTCTTTGATATGGATGGGAATATGCTCGGTTCTGTCTCTATGTGGATTGATATGACAGATATCAGAATGCAGGCTTTGAAAATTGAAGACCAGAATAATCGCATTACTCATGCTGCTTCTGACGCTGAAGAGATCTCACAAAATCTATCCAGTGCAGCCGAAGAGCTTGCCGCGCAGATTGAGCAATCCAATCGCGGTGCTGAAGAACAGCGCGACAGGGTTGCTGAGACTTCCACTGCTATGGAGGAGATGAACGCAACTGTCCTTGAGGTGGCAAGTAATGCCGGAACCGCAGCCGAAGACGCCGATAATGCCTGTTCTAAAGCTCAAAATGGCGAAAAGATTGTACAGCAGGTGATAGCGGCCGTAGAGGGTGTTCGTTCGCAGGCTGATGATCTTAAACAATCTATGGAGCAGCTCGGGGTTGAAGCTTCGGAAATCGGCAACATTCTACGGGTCATTACTGATATTGCCGACCAGACCAATCTGCTCGCCCTTAACGCAGCCATCGAAGCTGCCAGAGCCGGAGAAGCCGGACGCGGGTTTGCCGTTGTTGCTGATGAAGTCCGCAAACTGGCTGAAAGCACCATGTCCGCTACCAGCGAAGTTGGCGGGGCTATTGTTAAGATTCAGAATATGACCAAGCAGAATATTGCAGCAACAGAGGGCGCGGCCCAGTCTGCTCACCGCAGTAGCGAGCTTGCCAATGAATCCGGTCAGACTTTGACTGAGATTGTCCAGCTTGTGGAAAATGCAGCCGATCAGGTCAGGGCTATCGCAACAGCCGCAGAGCAGCAATCCGCCACCAGTGAGGAAATCAACAGAGCAACTGAAGATATCAGCAGAATCTCTCTGGAAACCTCGCAGGTAATGGGCGAAGCCGCAGGAGCAATTCAGGAAGTTGCCACTATGGCTTCAAAGCTCAATTCTGTTATTGAGGACATTCAGCCTGATTAA
- a CDS encoding TraR/DksA family transcriptional regulator: MDDKQKEELKKKIKIEIEHLTMLVDDLKETVAPVAPDAAIGRLSRLDTMLNQGINKSSISQSRERILKLGDTLKRLDKDPFFGECEECGETISFARLLALPESRFCIECAE, encoded by the coding sequence ATGGATGATAAACAAAAAGAAGAGCTGAAAAAGAAAATAAAAATTGAGATTGAACATCTGACTATGCTGGTTGACGATTTGAAGGAGACTGTAGCTCCTGTAGCACCGGATGCTGCAATCGGCAGGCTTTCACGGCTTGATACCATGCTTAATCAGGGGATCAATAAAAGTTCCATCTCCCAGTCCAGAGAAAGGATCTTAAAGCTTGGGGATACTTTGAAACGGTTGGACAAAGATCCGTTTTTCGGCGAATGCGAGGAGTGCGGGGAGACTATTTCGTTTGCCCGTTTACTGGCTCTGCCGGAAAGCAGGTTTTGTATTGAGTGTGCTGAATAA
- a CDS encoding cation:proton antiporter, producing MGIASDLVILIVAGLLGGFFARMLRQPLLLGYIIAGVLVGPYTGGITVADVHDVEMLAEIGVALLLFTLGIEFSIKELKPVRYVALIGTPLQILLTMAFGWGVGSVMGWNSHLSLWFGAFISLSSTMVVLKTLESRGLVGTLSSRVMLGMLVVQDLAIVPLLIIMPQLGSESFGLEELGFAGLKTVLFLLSMFVLGTRIIPKLMKIVAGWNSRETFMLTCSAIGLGIGYATHMLGLSFAFGAFVAGMVLSESKYAYQALSDILPLRDIFSLIFFASVGMLIDPYFVWLNLDTILFLAFSILIGKGLIFGAIAFLFRYRNVIPLALGLGMFQVGELSFLLLRQGTDSGSLPAQYFPLFMGAGIVTMLLSPLMASCTGPIYSFFLKRRKSDPLQTVNLPEHELNEHVVVLGFGRFGSYVAKSLEQIGIPHVTVELDANKVEQAAERGESVIYGDAAQEIVLEAARVSHARMVLMTIPSIAGSANIVEKVQRLAPGVPVVALSRNSEHVEVLNNQGVHHIIMPEFETGLEMVRQTLFHFCMPAVEIQNVMDSMRRERYTTEIERQHPKYAKLARLSKASESIGLNWITVDEGAEIVGRSLAGSKIRTVTGVSVAGVLRGENFILNPDGGYKFEAGDIVGVLGARENIERFRCISFNGESEQMSN from the coding sequence TTGGGAATAGCATCTGATCTTGTCATACTTATAGTTGCCGGATTGCTGGGTGGCTTTTTTGCCCGCATGCTGCGGCAGCCTCTTCTATTGGGATATATTATTGCCGGAGTTCTCGTCGGACCGTACACCGGCGGTATTACTGTTGCTGATGTTCACGATGTTGAAATGCTCGCTGAAATAGGCGTTGCCCTGCTGCTTTTCACTTTGGGCATAGAGTTTTCTATTAAAGAATTGAAGCCAGTCCGCTACGTGGCTCTCATCGGTACGCCTTTACAGATTTTACTGACTATGGCGTTCGGGTGGGGAGTAGGCTCGGTTATGGGCTGGAATTCGCATCTTTCTTTATGGTTTGGAGCTTTTATTTCCCTTTCCAGTACTATGGTGGTCCTGAAAACTCTTGAAAGCCGCGGTCTGGTGGGAACATTGTCCAGCCGGGTCATGCTTGGAATGCTGGTGGTGCAGGATCTGGCAATTGTTCCTTTGCTGATTATCATGCCGCAGCTTGGATCGGAATCTTTCGGTTTGGAGGAGCTGGGTTTTGCAGGATTAAAAACCGTGCTTTTTCTGTTGTCCATGTTTGTTCTGGGTACGCGAATCATTCCGAAGCTGATGAAGATTGTTGCAGGATGGAATTCCCGCGAAACATTCATGCTTACTTGCAGTGCTATAGGTCTAGGCATCGGTTATGCTACTCATATGCTGGGACTTTCCTTTGCTTTCGGAGCATTTGTAGCCGGGATGGTACTCAGTGAATCTAAATACGCATATCAGGCTTTGAGTGATATTCTTCCTTTGCGTGATATCTTCAGTCTCATTTTTTTTGCTTCAGTTGGAATGCTTATTGACCCGTATTTCGTCTGGTTGAATCTGGATACAATTCTATTTCTTGCATTTTCAATTCTGATAGGTAAGGGCCTCATTTTTGGAGCAATAGCTTTTCTTTTCCGTTACAGGAATGTAATTCCGCTGGCTCTCGGGTTAGGGATGTTTCAGGTTGGCGAATTGTCTTTTCTGCTCTTGCGTCAGGGGACGGATTCCGGTTCTCTGCCTGCGCAGTATTTCCCGCTGTTTATGGGGGCCGGTATTGTAACTATGCTGCTTTCCCCGCTTATGGCTTCGTGCACCGGTCCGATATATTCTTTCTTTTTGAAGCGTAGAAAAAGTGATCCATTGCAGACTGTGAATCTGCCGGAACATGAACTTAATGAACATGTGGTTGTTCTGGGGTTCGGGCGTTTTGGTTCCTATGTGGCAAAATCACTTGAGCAGATCGGTATTCCGCATGTGACAGTCGAACTTGATGCAAATAAGGTCGAGCAGGCTGCGGAAAGGGGGGAATCTGTCATTTACGGTGATGCCGCACAGGAAATAGTACTTGAGGCTGCAAGAGTTTCACATGCCCGTATGGTGCTTATGACTATTCCGTCCATTGCTGGTTCTGCCAATATTGTGGAGAAGGTGCAACGGCTTGCTCCGGGCGTGCCTGTTGTGGCTTTATCCCGCAATTCCGAGCATGTGGAAGTCTTAAATAACCAAGGTGTGCATCACATTATCATGCCTGAATTTGAGACTGGACTGGAGATGGTCCGTCAGACTCTTTTCCACTTTTGCATGCCTGCTGTGGAGATTCAGAATGTAATGGATTCCATGCGCAGAGAGCGATATACAACAGAAATTGAACGTCAGCATCCCAAATATGCCAAGCTGGCAAGACTGAGTAAAGCCTCCGAATCCATCGGACTTAACTGGATAACAGTGGATGAGGGAGCCGAGATAGTGGGCAGATCTCTTGCCGGAAGCAAGATTCGCACTGTTACCGGAGTATCTGTTGCAGGGGTGCTGCGCGGTGAAAATTTTATCCTTAATCCTGACGGCGGATACAAGTTTGAAGCGGGCGATATTGTCGGTGTGCTTGGAGCACGGGAGAATATTGAACGTTTCAGGTGCATTTCTTTTAACGGTGAAAGTGAGCAAATGAGTAATTAA